Proteins from a genomic interval of Halorubrum depositum:
- a CDS encoding DUF309 domain-containing protein, with protein MTDRDSGVRDGAADDGGEGDRGGDFEGPPSVSAAVAAGAALFNEGHVLAAHDPWEAAWLPLDEGDDERLLHGLIAAAAATHHATERNWSGATGCAANAVRYLGGLDGGPTRDADAGARGVDVATVREWCRRLAADPETVERAGPPPIRVDGAAPGFEDLDLAAALLAAPALAEAVDHADEETFETAASLAREERGTGRTRFAELLFAFLREPDARPQVAARLADHVELAERKRRDVDDLF; from the coding sequence GTGACCGACAGAGACTCCGGCGTCCGCGACGGCGCGGCCGACGACGGCGGGGAAGGCGACCGCGGCGGCGACTTCGAGGGGCCCCCGTCGGTCTCCGCCGCCGTCGCCGCCGGCGCCGCCCTGTTCAACGAGGGGCACGTCCTCGCGGCCCACGACCCGTGGGAGGCGGCGTGGCTCCCGCTCGACGAGGGCGACGACGAGCGCCTGCTCCACGGGCTGATCGCGGCCGCGGCGGCGACTCACCACGCGACCGAGCGGAACTGGTCCGGCGCGACCGGGTGCGCCGCCAACGCGGTTCGGTACCTCGGCGGTCTCGACGGGGGGCCGACTCGCGACGCCGACGCGGGGGCTCGCGGCGTCGACGTCGCGACCGTCCGGGAGTGGTGCCGACGGCTCGCGGCCGACCCCGAGACGGTCGAGCGCGCCGGCCCGCCGCCGATCCGCGTCGACGGCGCGGCGCCGGGGTTCGAGGATCTTGACCTCGCGGCCGCGCTGCTCGCGGCGCCCGCGCTCGCCGAGGCGGTCGACCACGCCGACGAGGAGACGTTCGAGACCGCGGCGTCGCTGGCGCGCGAGGAGCGCGGCACCGGCCGGACGCGGTTCGCGGAGCTCCTCTTCGCGTTCCTCCGCGAGCCCGACGCCCGCCCGCAGGTGGCCGCGCGGCTCGCGGACCACGTCGAACTGGCGGAGCGGAAGCGGCGCGACGTCGACGACCTGTTTTGA
- the azf gene encoding NAD-dependent glucose-6-phosphate dehydrogenase Azf has translation MDEPVLLTGAGGRVGQAILRGIGDDYEWRLLDREPLPAAKVPDGVTDADRYVADITDERGVREAMRGVGAVIHLAGDPRKTAPWDSVLRNNIDGTQVVMRAAVDEGVEKFAFASSNHAVGGYETDDRTPDLYRPGDDYRLDGTELPRPGNLYGVSKATGEALGRLYHDEHGMSVVCVRIGNLTKDHPPREYERGQAMWLSHRDCAHLFDRCLQADYGYEIVYGISNNDRRYYSIERAREALGYDPADNSANYTFEGEPKDGDADPDGGDSGDGIDPDGGIDPDGGIDPAVTEEPNFPSDPDTPTDGA, from the coding sequence ATGGACGAGCCGGTCCTGCTGACGGGCGCCGGCGGACGGGTGGGGCAGGCCATCCTCCGCGGCATCGGCGACGACTACGAGTGGCGACTCCTCGACAGGGAGCCGCTCCCGGCGGCGAAGGTGCCGGACGGGGTCACCGACGCCGACCGGTACGTCGCGGACATCACCGACGAGCGGGGGGTCCGGGAGGCGATGCGGGGCGTCGGCGCCGTGATCCACCTCGCCGGCGACCCGCGGAAGACGGCGCCGTGGGACTCCGTGCTCCGCAACAACATCGACGGGACGCAGGTCGTGATGCGCGCGGCCGTCGACGAGGGCGTCGAGAAATTCGCGTTCGCCTCCTCGAACCACGCCGTCGGCGGCTACGAGACCGACGACCGGACCCCGGACCTGTACCGCCCGGGCGACGACTACCGGCTGGACGGGACCGAGCTCCCCCGCCCCGGGAACCTCTACGGCGTCTCGAAGGCGACCGGCGAGGCGCTCGGGCGCCTCTACCACGACGAACACGGGATGAGCGTCGTCTGCGTCCGCATCGGGAACCTCACGAAGGACCACCCGCCGCGGGAGTACGAGCGCGGGCAGGCGATGTGGCTCTCGCACCGCGACTGCGCGCACCTGTTCGACCGGTGTCTGCAGGCCGACTACGGCTACGAGATCGTCTACGGCATCTCGAACAACGACCGCCGCTACTACTCGATCGAGCGCGCACGCGAGGCGCTCGGCTACGACCCCGCCGACAACTCCGCGAACTACACCTTCGAGGGCGAGCCGAAGGACGGGGACGCGGACCCGGACGGGGGCGACTCCGGCGACGGGATCGACCCCGACGGGGGGATCGACCCCGACGGGGGGATCGATCCCGCAGTCACCGAGGAGCCGAACTTCCCCTCGGACCCGGACACCCCGACCGACGGCGCCTGA
- a CDS encoding cell division protein SepF, translating to MGIMSKILGGGGNRSVDDYVELDLDDFAEAHADTGMQVHIAEIGDQSDVIPIKDAVYDGDFVIADITRHSTSDRTIEHIIDELRQVAQEVDGDIVQKGDDQIVLTPTGVSISRKKL from the coding sequence ATGGGCATCATGAGCAAGATCCTCGGCGGGGGCGGCAACCGCTCCGTCGACGACTACGTCGAGCTCGACCTCGACGACTTCGCCGAGGCGCACGCGGACACGGGGATGCAGGTACACATCGCGGAGATCGGGGACCAGAGCGACGTCATCCCGATCAAAGACGCCGTCTACGACGGCGACTTCGTCATCGCCGACATCACCCGCCACTCCACGTCGGATCGCACGATCGAACACATCATCGACGAGCTGCGGCAGGTCGCCCAGGAGGTCGACGGCGACATCGTCCAGAAGGGCGACGATCAGATCGTTCTCACGCCCACGGGCGTCTCGATCTCGCGGAAGAAGCTGTAG
- the mutS gene encoding DNA mismatch repair protein MutS, giving the protein MPTGIVGEFLDLKAETDADVLAMQCGDFYEFFADDAELVADELDLTVSQKSSHGSSYPMAGVPLSELTPYVKALVERGYRVAVADQYETDDGHAREITRVVTPGTLLETADDDARYLAAIVREDDGTDGPYGLALADVTTGRFLVTEVDDESDLRAELYRFDPAEVLPGPRVRNDDRLLGAVREDLSGSVSLFDAEAFAPGRATHAVREQFGRETADSVGIDSDLALRAAGATLGYVEETGAGVLASMTRLTAYGDGDHVDVDATTQRNLELTETMRGDGEGSLFETVDHTVTAAGGRLLREWLTRPRRDRARLDRRLDAVEALASAALARDRLRETLGDAYDLERLAARATSGSAGARELLSVRDTLALVPEMVDAVEGTALAESPVAAVLEDLDRERARALHGELADALADDPPKAKTQGGLLRKGYDDDLDELIASHEEATEWLDTLAEREKRQYGLSHVTVDRNKTDGYYVQVGKSVADQVPEHYREIKTLKNSKRFVTDELAEREREVLRLEEARGELEYELFEELRERVAADAELLQDVGRVVAEVDALASLATHAAGNDWTRPELTDERRLDVEAGRHPVVERTTDFVPNDLRLDDERGFLIVTGPNMSGKSTYMRQAALIQLLAQAGSFVPARAAEVGLVDGIYTRVGALDELAQGRSTFMVEMQELSNILHSATADSLVILDEVGRGTATYDGISIAWAATEYLHNEVRARTLFATHYHELTALADHLPRVANVHVAVDERDGEVTFLRTVRDGPTNRSYGVHVADLAGVPKPVVGRADEVLDRLREEKAIEAKGSRGGGEGAGSDGTGDGTGSGEGTKQVVFDLSSGSFAGEGDAGSAGADAPDTGGNRNGRGSASTAGGAGGAGGEAGRAGETAETAETDRIDPEIRAVIEELSDVDVAATAPVELLARVQEWQERLDGDR; this is encoded by the coding sequence ATGCCAACGGGGATCGTCGGGGAGTTCCTCGATCTCAAGGCGGAGACGGACGCGGACGTCCTCGCGATGCAGTGCGGCGACTTCTACGAGTTCTTCGCGGACGACGCCGAGCTGGTCGCCGACGAGCTCGACCTGACGGTGTCACAGAAGTCCTCGCACGGCTCGTCGTACCCGATGGCGGGCGTCCCGCTCTCGGAGCTGACGCCCTACGTGAAGGCGCTCGTCGAGCGCGGCTACCGGGTCGCCGTCGCCGACCAGTACGAGACCGACGACGGCCACGCCCGCGAGATCACCCGCGTCGTCACGCCGGGCACCCTGCTGGAGACGGCCGACGACGACGCGCGGTATCTCGCGGCGATCGTTCGCGAGGACGACGGAACTGACGGCCCCTACGGGCTCGCTCTCGCCGACGTCACCACCGGGCGGTTCCTCGTCACCGAGGTCGACGACGAGAGCGACCTTCGAGCGGAGCTGTACCGTTTCGACCCCGCGGAGGTGCTCCCCGGCCCCCGCGTCCGCAACGACGACCGGCTGCTCGGCGCGGTCCGGGAGGACCTGTCGGGGTCGGTGTCGCTGTTCGACGCGGAGGCGTTCGCGCCGGGGCGGGCGACACACGCGGTCCGCGAGCAGTTCGGCCGAGAGACCGCGGACAGCGTCGGGATCGACTCCGACCTCGCGCTCCGCGCGGCCGGCGCGACCCTCGGCTACGTCGAGGAGACCGGCGCCGGCGTGCTCGCGTCGATGACCCGGCTGACGGCGTACGGCGACGGCGACCACGTCGACGTCGACGCGACGACCCAGCGCAACCTGGAGCTCACGGAGACGATGCGGGGCGACGGCGAGGGGTCGCTGTTCGAGACGGTCGACCACACCGTCACCGCGGCCGGCGGTCGACTGCTCCGCGAGTGGCTCACGCGCCCGCGACGGGACCGGGCCCGGCTCGACCGCCGGCTCGACGCGGTCGAGGCGCTGGCGTCGGCGGCGCTCGCGCGCGACCGCCTGCGGGAGACGCTCGGAGACGCGTACGACCTCGAGCGGCTGGCCGCGCGAGCGACGAGCGGGAGCGCGGGGGCACGCGAACTCCTCTCGGTGCGCGACACCCTCGCGCTGGTCCCGGAGATGGTCGACGCCGTCGAGGGGACCGCGCTCGCGGAGTCGCCGGTCGCGGCGGTGCTGGAGGACCTCGACCGCGAGCGGGCCCGCGCGCTCCACGGCGAGCTCGCCGACGCGCTCGCCGACGACCCCCCGAAGGCGAAGACGCAGGGCGGGCTGCTCCGGAAGGGGTACGACGACGACCTCGACGAGCTGATCGCGAGCCACGAGGAGGCGACGGAGTGGCTCGACACGCTCGCGGAGCGGGAGAAGCGCCAGTACGGGCTCAGCCACGTCACGGTCGACCGCAACAAGACGGACGGCTACTACGTCCAGGTCGGCAAGTCGGTCGCCGACCAGGTGCCGGAGCACTACCGCGAGATCAAGACGCTGAAGAACTCCAAGCGATTCGTCACCGACGAGCTGGCGGAGCGGGAGCGGGAGGTGCTCCGGCTCGAGGAGGCCCGCGGCGAGCTGGAGTACGAGCTGTTCGAGGAGCTGCGCGAGCGGGTCGCCGCCGACGCCGAGCTGCTGCAGGACGTGGGTCGGGTCGTTGCCGAGGTCGACGCGCTCGCGTCGCTGGCGACCCACGCCGCCGGCAACGACTGGACGCGGCCCGAGCTGACCGACGAGCGCCGGCTCGACGTCGAGGCGGGCCGCCACCCCGTCGTCGAGCGGACGACCGACTTCGTGCCGAACGACCTCCGGCTCGACGACGAGCGCGGCTTCCTCATCGTCACCGGCCCGAACATGAGCGGGAAGTCGACGTACATGCGGCAGGCCGCCCTCATTCAGCTGCTCGCGCAGGCGGGGTCGTTCGTCCCCGCCCGCGCCGCCGAGGTCGGGCTCGTCGACGGGATCTACACCCGCGTCGGCGCGCTCGACGAGCTGGCGCAGGGGCGCTCGACGTTCATGGTCGAGATGCAGGAGCTGTCGAACATCCTCCACTCGGCGACCGCGGACTCCCTCGTCATCCTCGACGAGGTCGGCCGCGGCACGGCCACCTACGACGGAATCTCGATCGCGTGGGCCGCGACCGAGTACCTCCACAACGAGGTGCGCGCGCGCACCCTCTTCGCCACGCACTACCACGAGCTGACGGCGCTGGCGGACCACCTCCCGCGGGTCGCCAACGTCCACGTCGCCGTCGACGAGCGCGACGGCGAGGTGACGTTCCTCCGGACGGTCCGCGACGGGCCGACGAACCGGTCGTACGGAGTCCACGTCGCCGACCTCGCCGGGGTCCCCAAGCCGGTCGTCGGGCGCGCCGACGAGGTGCTCGACCGGCTCCGCGAGGAGAAGGCCATCGAAGCGAAAGGGTCGCGGGGCGGGGGCGAGGGAGCCGGAAGCGACGGTACGGGGGACGGAACCGGGAGCGGCGAGGGCACGAAGCAGGTCGTCTTCGACCTCTCGTCCGGGTCGTTCGCGGGCGAGGGCGACGCCGGGTCGGCCGGGGCCGACGCCCCCGACACCGGGGGAAACCGGAACGGGAGGGGCTCGGCGTCGACGGCGGGCGGGGCGGGCGGAGCGGGCGGGGAGGCGGGCAGAGCTGGCGAGACGGCGGAGACCGCCGAAACCGACCGGATCGACCCCGAGATCCGCGCCGTGATCGAGGAGCTGAGCGACGTCGACGTCGCGGCGACCGCGCCGGTGGAGCTGCTCGCGCGAGTCCAGGAGTGGCAGGAGCGACTCGACGGGGACCGCTGA
- a CDS encoding DUF7344 domain-containing protein: MTPQLAVTEEAPSEDTGPSRDEIFTALSNRRRRNVIIYLKEHGDDARVRDIAEQLAAWENEVDPVEVTYKQRKRVYTALHQSHLPKLAKSGFIAYEPDRGIVSLTEESRRLEVYLEVVSENEILWSEYYVGLAVVCGLLGGAAWIGTVPFASVSGYAYAVLFAALFAVSGVVHRTVTRRNRVG, translated from the coding sequence ATGACACCCCAACTCGCGGTCACAGAAGAGGCACCGAGCGAGGACACCGGGCCCTCGCGCGACGAGATATTCACGGCGTTGAGCAACCGGCGGCGACGGAACGTGATCATCTACCTGAAAGAGCACGGGGACGACGCCCGCGTGAGGGACATCGCCGAGCAGCTGGCGGCGTGGGAGAACGAGGTCGACCCCGTCGAAGTGACGTACAAACAGCGGAAACGCGTGTACACCGCGCTCCACCAGTCGCACCTCCCGAAGCTGGCCAAGAGCGGCTTCATCGCGTACGAGCCCGACAGGGGGATCGTCTCCCTGACCGAGGAGAGCCGCCGGCTGGAGGTGTACCTCGAAGTCGTCTCCGAGAACGAGATCCTGTGGAGCGAGTATTACGTCGGCCTCGCGGTCGTCTGCGGGCTGCTCGGCGGCGCGGCGTGGATCGGGACCGTCCCGTTCGCGTCCGTCTCCGGGTACGCGTACGCGGTCCTCTTCGCGGCCCTCTTCGCCGTCTCCGGGGTCGTCCACCGGACGGTGACGCGTCGGAACCGGGTCGGGTAG